Part of the Neovison vison isolate M4711 chromosome 14, ASM_NN_V1, whole genome shotgun sequence genome is shown below.
ATCAGGGTCGCACAGCGAGTCTGGGACTCAGAGGAGGCAAGCTCAGAGCACTGAGAAGGGGATTTGTTGAGTCCCACTTGTTGGGAAGGATGGAGGATAGGAATGTCGGGTTGCACCAAAGCATGTCCCCTCAGCAAAGAGGTCATAAGGAGGGGAAAGCCTAAAACCAGAAGcgttgcttttaaaaaaatgactcaacTCAAAGAACCCTGAATCTAATCCATTGCCTCCAAAGAGGAGGAGGCATTAGCTCATGGACCCCTTTGCCcattcctcacccccaccccaaccccaggcacccaagaaggCCAAGAGAAGGGCAGTGGCAGAAGGCGGAAGCTCCAATGTCTTCTCCATGTTTGACCAGACTCAGATCCAGGAGTTCAAGGAGGTGAGTaaggggagaagggagactgAAGACTGACCAAAGGCACCCcctgccgcccctccccccaatacTGCCTCCCTGGAATGTGCAcctgtttggggggaggggaagggcttaGAACTCCTTGCTCCCCTCCGCATTTGGCATGCAAGGGAACAGCTGGCTGGGGACCAGAATCTGATCTGCCTGGGGTAAAGATGCTGAAGCCTGGCCCCGGGGCACCTAACCTCTCCTTGCCCCTGCCTTCCACAGGCCTTCACGGTAATCGACCAGAACCGGGATGGCATTATCGACAAGGAGGATCTGCGGGACACCTTCGCAGCCATGGGTGAGCCCCTTATCCCACCTGTAAAGATTCAAGGCTTCCGAGTACCAGGAATTCAGAAGCCTTGGGTTTCAGCCCTGCTGACTCCACGCTGGGCCTCAGTCCACCCAGACGAAAAATGGGTGGGATGATCTGAACTTATGAGAAGGATCAACCCTTGGCATGGGACCCCACTCCAgcttcccccaccctgctccagGGCGCCTCAATGTGAAGAATGAGGAGCTAGATGCCATGATGAAGGAAGCCAGTGGTCCCATCAACTTCACCGTCTTCCTGACCATGTTTGGAGAGAAGCTCAAAGGTGAATGAGGTGTCCAGGGTCTGAGCACCCCGCtgcctctccccagacctttcagGGACAGACCCTTCAGCGACTCTTCAGCTTCATGTGCCTTCTGATCCTCCAGGTGCCGACCCTGAGGATGTGATCACTGGCGCCTTCAAGGTCCTGGACCCTGAGGGGAAGGGCACCATCAAGAAGCAGTTGTAAGTGACCCCTCCAGCTTCTCTGGCACACAAAGTctccttaaattctttttttttttttaaggtttttttttgttcgtttgtttttgtgtttttttagatgttatttgtttgagagagagagagcgtgggggcagtggggatagggagaaagggagaagcatgctccctgctgagttgggctccatcccaggatcccaggatcccaggatcatgacttgggccaaaggcagctgcttagcagacttaacccaggtgcccaagcctCCTTAAATTCTTACCAGATGTTAGGTATGATGGAAGGGCTAAGGGAAAAATTAGGACCGTGGAAATGGGCAATAGGATTACATCTTCACAGCACATATAGGAGGGGAAGAGCAAAAACTCGGAGGCCAGACTCTTTGGAAAACCAGTGAGGGATCTAGCGTGACTTCGGTTTTCAAGCTGATACTAGGAATGGCAACCAGATGAGGTGGGAGGGAGTGGAAAGGAACCATGAAGCCCAATCTCAACTCCCCATATGTCACCTCTCTCCAGCCTGGAGGAATTGCTTACCACGCAGTGTGATCGCTTCTCCCAGGAAgaggtgagcaggggaggggggcccgggagaagcagagggaatggggaggGCAGCATACAGAACCCGTAGGAGACGCCCCTACATCTTTCCCCAGATCAGGAACATGTGGGCAGCCTTCCCCCCCGACGTGGGAGGCAACGTAGACTACAAGAACATCTGCTATGTCATCACGCATGGTGACGCCAAGGACCAGGAGTAGGGGACCCTGTTAGGCCTCAGCTGGCCAATGCCTTGCAGCCACCCCCATCCCGACTCTAATAAAACTAAACTGGTCTCTGTTTCTTAGCGGTGGCGCCTTTAGTGAGTTTGTGGGAGGGGGACTCCGGGGGGACAGGAAGCCAGCGATTCGTGGCCCAGAGGTCGGGGTGGGGCGGTTCGGTTCCACCCGCTACACCCGCCACTTACTCCCGCTGGGAAAGGAAGACTCGCGTGGCCTCAGGgaaactgcttttattttttattatttaagatttaccgatttatttattagggaaagCGCGCGAGCAaggcgggggggggcggtgcagagggagggagagagaaaatatccagcagactccccgctgaacagggagcccagggtCGCTAGATCCCAgcccctgagatcgtgacctgagccgaaattaagggTCCCACACTCGAACAGCCTGAGCCACCCCATCCCTGAAATTGCTTTTACTGAAGTCACAACTTGATTGAAAAGCGGCGGGGTGGGGGCCAGGGGCGGGGCGTGGCCAGGGGCGGGGCCAAAGGCGGGGCTACAGACTTGGGACTGGGCAAATCCGTTCGCCCGCGAGCCGCCTGCCGAGGCGGGCCTCTCGGGCTGGGGCCCCAGGATTGGTCAGGAGACCGGCTGAAGGCGGAGCCGAGGCACAGCGGGGCGGGGCGGGTCCTCAGAGAGCGTCCGACTGCTCTCCCTGAGTCTGGCTCTGCTGCATCTGGGCCTGCATCTTCTCCAGCATCTCTTGCATGCGGCGCAGCTGTACGGGGGCAAGACTGTGGGCGTGGGGTCGGGGAGGCCAGAGAGGGACTTCGAAGAGGACTTGGGgccttgggggaaggggggaagagaGATCCTTGCTCACCTCTTCGTCTTTCTCGCGGATCAACTTCTCGGTGTCTGCCAGAGGCAGCATGGGCAGCGGGATCTCTGTGGCGCTCTGGCGGGAGAGTTTACTAGGGGGCGGGGGGAAAGGGACAGGGAATCAAGGGCGGGACACTCCGTTGTGGGTCGCAGGAGCGGGGCGGGGCGTGGGGCGAGGTTGGGGTCTAGGAGGCGTAAGCAAAGTGGGCGAGGAAGGATTCTGGGAGAGTGGTCTGGGGGGTGAAGGCCGGGTCCGGGACTGTGAGGGCCGGAACTTGTGGCCCCTGGGACTCAGGTCGGGCTCTCACCTACGACTGGCCCGATCACGAGCCCCAGGCCGGGCCAGGCTCTGTAGGCAGCGGGCCCGGTAGCCCTCGTAGAGCAGATCGTGGGTCACCTCCTTCAGGTCCTGCAGGTGGGTCTGCACCAGCATCCGTCGCAGGTTCAGGAAGTCGCAGTGATGTGGGTTCTCCACTGCGGGGCGGACCGGCGAGCGTCAGGAAGCTTTGAGTCCAGTCCTACTGGCCGGATCGGGTCTGCCCCGAGTCCTGCCCCCGCTCTAGGTGAGGGTTTGAAGTCCGAGGACCCCTCTTTTGGCTCTTAGGACTCCCGACTTCATGTGTTGGGTGCGGTTGACTCAGAGGCGTTCTGGGCTCCCTGTTGGCCTCAGAAGTCGTGCCCACCATACTCACCCTCCACGGTACCCCAGGAGTAGCGGCGTCCCCTCACCGGACGGGTCCCGCCGTCTCTCACAACCTCGCAGGAACCAACCACTGCGAAAGGGATGCTTTCCTGGAAGGCAGGAGTCAGGGATCACCATTGGAACAcgccaccccacacacacacccgccgAAACCTTATTGTCAGCCTCCACCTCCACATCCGCCTCCCTCGCTTCTTTGAGCCTTCCTCCTTTGCCTCTGCACCTTCATTTCTGCATCCTGCCTCTTGAAGTCTTCATCCTCATCAGAGTCACAATCAGGGAACTGGTAGATGTTGATCTCCTCCTCTTTCAGCTGGTCCCGGATCTAGAAGCAGACATGCACAGACGGTGAGAAACAGAGAGGCGGTGAGCTGCAGACATTGCTTGGCTGGACCCAGTGAGACACAGGTTCCTGGtagtcagagacagagaggacatGAAAGAGATGGTAACATACAGGATGCCCCAAACCAAAATATCAGAGGGGcgctggcaggctcagtcagtagagcatgtgactcttgatctcagggttctgagtttgagccccacattgggtgtagagatgacttaaaatcttggggcacttggttggctcagtgggttaagcacccaGCTTGCTTTCAGCTCAcgccttcatctcagggttgtgagttcaagctccgtgttgggctccacgctcggcatggagcctacttaaaaaaataaaaaaaaataaaaaataaagaaataatcttaaaaataaatctcagacAATGAGAGAGATATAGATggtgaaaaagagacaaagacaccctaacaggggcacctgggtggctcagtgggttaagccactgccttcggctcgggtcatgatctcagggtcctgggatcgagtcccgcatcgggctctctgctcagcagggagcctgcttcttcctctctctctgcctgcctctctgcctacttgtgatctctgtctgtcaaataaataaataaaatctttataaaaaaaaaaaaaagacaccctaACAGGGATGACTGAGGCCTGGAAAGATTGTAAGATGAGGGAGACACCAAAGGCCCTGGACAGAGAGGCCTAAGCAGAAAGAGTGGGAGGGGCCTCTGAAGTTACAAGGCGAGTCATTCTCCCAGGGCTGGAGGGATGTCAGGAGTCATTGAGTCTTTGCTGCCACCCTCAGATAGGCCTTAGGCAAGTATCCAGTCTGGGGATTGTATTCGGGCCTCCAGGGACACTGCTCCTTCAGCCTTCCTTGGAAACTTTCTCCTACAGTGTAGCTTGACCTTAGGCTTCCCAAAGGCAATCCCAAGATCAAAGAAGTCAAAGCCGAGCTCAGATGTGATAATGACTTCTGGCTTCACATGGGGCCAAGCAACCAGAGGTCACCAGACATACCTTCTGCTTGAGGGCCTGGGTTTCCTTCGGCATCAGGGCATCTGCTTTGCCAATGACCGGGATGATGTTGACCTTTTCGTGCACTGCCCGGAGGAAGGCCACATCTAGGGGCCGGAGCCTGCATGGAGAGATCGGTCAGGGCTCAGCCTTAGGCCACAGaaaccctccctgcccctccccaaatacccccaccccccagggtgTCCCCCAGACCCTCGGCCAAAGGGGGAGATGAAGTAGAGGCAGCAGTGAACACGGGAATCCTGAATGTTCTTCCGGTTCAGGCCGCTCTCGTCCCTCAGATACTGCTCGAATTGCTCCTCGATGTAGCGCACCACAGGCTgccagctggggggtggggcgagGGGGTCCAGTCAGAGAAGAGCGGAAGGGGCAAGGAAGGGACAAGGCCAGCCAGGACTATGGGGGTGGGAACTAGTGTCTTGGGCTCCAACCAAAGACATCAGGAGAGGTCAGCAGGGTGTAGTCAGATGTCCGGACGCACGGGCACTCTG
Proteins encoded:
- the SEPTIN1 gene encoding septin-1 — translated: MSIYYILLHRALKLPTLPAPLFATLNFLPHQRKWGETTGAATASRVMDKEYVGFAALPNQLHRKSVKKGFDFTLMVAGESGLGKSTLINSLFLTNLYEDRQLPEASARLTQTLTIERRGVEIEEGGIKVKLTVVDTPGFGDSVDCSDCWQPVVRYIEEQFEQYLRDESGLNRKNIQDSRVHCCLYFISPFGRGLRPLDVAFLRAVHEKVNIIPVIGKADALMPKETQALKQKIRDQLKEEEINIYQFPDCDSDEDEDFKRQDAEMKESIPFAVVGSCEVVRDGGTRPVRGRRYSWGTVEVENPHHCDFLNLRRMLVQTHLQDLKEVTHDLLYEGYRARCLQSLARPGARDRASRSKLSRQSATEIPLPMLPLADTEKLIREKDEELRRMQEMLEKMQAQMQQSQTQGEQSDAL
- the MYLPF gene encoding myosin regulatory light chain 2, skeletal muscle isoform — translated: MAPKKAKRRAVAEGGSSNVFSMFDQTQIQEFKEAFTVIDQNRDGIIDKEDLRDTFAAMGRLNVKNEELDAMMKEASGPINFTVFLTMFGEKLKGADPEDVITGAFKVLDPEGKGTIKKQFLEELLTTQCDRFSQEEIRNMWAAFPPDVGGNVDYKNICYVITHGDAKDQE